The following proteins are encoded in a genomic region of Candidatus Dormiibacterota bacterium:
- a CDS encoding toll/interleukin-1 receptor domain-containing protein, with translation MAESVPSDLRTLVEASLAPGVLLEQAGKSSEQPAWWFKLKWRKQYFELWVREFWWQGQATDLIALRARIAAPAPEATLSGQRFWLRLKGVSENDNVRYQFTVLKTIQDKGISPVVKIPGTARQMLNNTAAPTGRYAPEYETSTAIIALKDHFGDIDPNGEIIVNGNNLDSLTKRARPDDPAIRRYVSSKLYQAYQSSTSGLALKFGKHDLDYLGVSEEDLQRVISLVEGEDWDSRELTLKPRKAFLQRFESEFAGGSSGVGGRTDTAASEASRRTVFICHAESDKTIANVLKDYLEASDQPIKVFVASHPDSLPGGRDWWNGIIDNLKMATIVLSLYSPRSKERPWLHFESGGAHLRGTLVIPLAVAPELKTMPLPLGALQAYALDAVGDVRSLVHQIGRTFGVRFTNPENALHDRLVKEMQHLSDTVPASVSSLGSGDTSWKGVLRKAVAAGHLIYVSPAVPSIYNPAAFEVVAVDDERIGLRKADSGHLANIPPYTVIGIHKEQDGRYLLRIGGRIQWIDADNSWRFMPEALGADDPDGLPREVDMQSTDVERLSEKLRTEGWQVEFEHETRAKSRLSQDRQLVYGHDGRYLRVRRDQIGLCVMVKHR, from the coding sequence GTGGCAGAATCGGTCCCTTCGGATCTTCGAACCCTTGTCGAAGCATCGCTCGCACCTGGAGTACTCCTCGAACAAGCCGGCAAATCCTCAGAGCAACCTGCGTGGTGGTTCAAGCTAAAGTGGCGAAAGCAATACTTCGAGTTGTGGGTCCGTGAGTTTTGGTGGCAAGGCCAGGCCACGGATCTCATCGCATTGCGCGCCAGGATTGCTGCTCCGGCACCTGAGGCGACACTTTCAGGTCAGAGGTTTTGGCTTCGCCTGAAGGGCGTCAGTGAGAATGATAATGTTCGTTATCAATTTACGGTTTTGAAGACCATACAGGACAAGGGGATTTCTCCCGTCGTCAAGATTCCCGGCACGGCCCGGCAAATGCTGAACAACACCGCAGCTCCCACTGGCCGCTATGCCCCTGAGTACGAGACCTCCACAGCGATCATTGCCCTGAAGGACCATTTCGGGGACATCGACCCGAACGGTGAAATCATCGTCAATGGCAATAATCTCGATTCCCTCACAAAACGGGCACGGCCGGATGATCCTGCAATCCGAAGATACGTGAGCTCGAAACTGTATCAAGCCTATCAGAGCTCGACCAGCGGACTCGCGCTCAAGTTCGGTAAACACGATCTTGACTACCTCGGTGTCTCCGAGGAAGACCTTCAACGCGTCATATCCCTTGTTGAGGGGGAGGACTGGGATTCTCGGGAACTGACTCTCAAACCGCGGAAGGCGTTCCTGCAGCGATTCGAATCCGAGTTCGCTGGAGGATCATCCGGTGTAGGTGGGCGAACCGACACGGCGGCGTCTGAGGCCTCTCGTCGCACCGTGTTCATCTGCCATGCTGAATCAGACAAGACGATCGCAAATGTCCTGAAGGACTACCTGGAGGCCAGTGATCAGCCCATCAAAGTTTTTGTTGCCAGCCATCCAGATAGCCTTCCAGGCGGGCGGGACTGGTGGAATGGAATTATCGATAATCTGAAAATGGCCACAATCGTTCTTTCCCTCTACAGTCCGCGGTCCAAGGAGCGCCCGTGGCTCCATTTCGAGAGTGGTGGTGCGCACCTTAGAGGCACTCTGGTGATCCCACTGGCGGTTGCCCCGGAACTCAAGACCATGCCACTTCCACTCGGTGCTCTTCAAGCATATGCCCTGGATGCCGTCGGAGACGTCAGATCTCTTGTGCATCAAATTGGGCGCACCTTCGGCGTGCGGTTCACTAACCCCGAGAATGCGCTCCATGATCGGCTCGTCAAAGAGATGCAGCATCTATCTGACACCGTCCCCGCCTCGGTGAGCAGTCTCGGTTCGGGAGACACGTCCTGGAAAGGCGTTCTCAGGAAGGCGGTGGCTGCCGGTCACCTTATCTATGTTAGCCCCGCCGTCCCCTCGATCTACAATCCGGCTGCCTTCGAGGTCGTGGCGGTTGATGATGAGCGAATCGGGTTGAGGAAAGCTGACTCCGGGCATCTCGCTAACATCCCGCCATACACGGTTATCGGTATACACAAGGAACAAGACGGCAGATACCTGCTCCGAATTGGCGGCAGAATCCAGTGGATAGACGCGGACAATTCCTGGCGATTTATGCCCGAGGCCCTTGGCGCCGACGATCCGGACGGCCTGCCCCGCGAGGTCGATATGCAATCCACAGACGTCGAGAGATTATCCGAGAAGCTCAGGACGGAAGGCTGGCAGGTTGAGTTCGAGCATGAGACCAGGGCAAAGTCCCGACTATCTCAGGACCGCCAGCTAGTGTACGGGCACGACGGCCGATACCTGAGGGTGCGGCGCGATCAGATAGGACTGTGCGTGATGGTGAAGCATCGATAA
- a CDS encoding YaaC family protein has translation MFNWNRLTFLESTANLKPLIRKATGRTPSTSIAREVATCLQQGRLFFQAAEASALEIRPLLLFYGTMAFSKALVVSQTLQSLSTLPRSHGVMDTSVPRARVVDLSIRLGTAGTFQRFNDVVAQLNCLPYHDHETMPQIVKLPAAPAAQMGTLALSLQDILSRVPGLDSIYRRTYRESPLTLPFTLYASSRDQDFMELRIDYPEVFRDRAGLVDLVRRLRQQFPALAQWRVVRAMRAWGVTIILFGNVAVPGDEFSATTLVGDGSEFSLTNDPETDATQPKNLIVDILSPPGGSFSSHTCLISPIAGHYISEYALHYLGMFLLSCVVRYRPQTWVHVITRTTTQDNPVDDQALALLEEFMTIHSATMPGLLADVLDPDH, from the coding sequence ATGTTCAATTGGAATCGCCTGACATTTCTCGAAAGTACCGCGAACCTAAAGCCGCTAATCCGGAAAGCAACGGGTAGGACGCCGTCCACCAGCATCGCCCGCGAGGTGGCGACGTGCCTGCAACAGGGCCGGTTGTTCTTTCAGGCAGCCGAGGCCAGTGCCCTCGAGATACGGCCATTACTTCTTTTTTATGGAACAATGGCGTTTTCCAAGGCGCTCGTCGTTTCTCAGACGCTGCAGTCACTATCAACACTTCCGCGATCACACGGCGTCATGGACACTTCTGTACCGAGGGCGCGAGTTGTCGACCTTTCCATCCGTCTGGGGACTGCAGGGACCTTTCAAAGATTCAACGATGTCGTCGCTCAATTGAATTGCTTGCCCTATCACGACCATGAGACCATGCCTCAAATCGTAAAGCTGCCTGCGGCCCCGGCAGCGCAAATGGGTACGCTCGCACTCTCGTTGCAAGATATACTCTCTCGAGTTCCAGGCCTGGATAGTATTTACCGCAGGACATATCGTGAATCACCTCTTACGCTGCCGTTCACGTTATATGCTTCCTCGCGGGATCAGGACTTCATGGAGCTTAGAATCGACTATCCCGAGGTCTTCCGAGACCGCGCTGGGCTAGTCGACCTCGTCCGCCGATTGCGTCAGCAATTCCCTGCTTTAGCGCAGTGGCGAGTTGTGCGGGCCATGCGTGCTTGGGGAGTGACAATCATTCTCTTCGGAAATGTCGCCGTGCCAGGTGACGAGTTTAGCGCAACCACGCTTGTCGGGGACGGGTCAGAGTTTAGTCTCACCAACGATCCAGAAACGGACGCTACACAGCCTAAGAACCTGATTGTGGATATTCTGAGCCCGCCGGGTGGCTCATTTTCAAGCCATACATGTCTGATCAGCCCAATTGCTGGGCACTACATATCCGAATATGCACTGCACTACTTGGGGATGTTCTTGCTCTCATGTGTGGTTCGCTATCGCCCGCAAACCTGGGTGCATGTCATCACACGTACTACTACACAGGACAACCCCGTCGATGATCAGGCGCTTGCGCTTTTGGAGGAGTTCATGACAATCCACTCTGCAACGATGCCAGGATTGCTCGCCGATGTTCTGGATCCTGACCATTGA
- a CDS encoding site-specific integrase: MVALTSGSLQGSLWSGGCEMSHLGPQTLTQKEQSAILRATRRNPRDHLIYSLALGTGLRLAEIVGLNVSDVYTGDGKPKNRVRLRPEIAKNGRAGDVFLPDALLVKFRRFWRHKATRREGLRPEDPLFCSQSRTRISPRRVQFAFRTWQVKAGFDRLYPFHCLRHTAVTEVYRRSRDLFLAQRFARHVSPLTTTIYTHPSDEELFSKLRGLSC; this comes from the coding sequence ATGGTTGCCTTGACTTCCGGATCGCTCCAAGGGAGCCTGTGGTCGGGGGGGTGTGAAATGTCCCATCTTGGTCCACAGACGCTGACGCAGAAAGAGCAAAGTGCGATTCTTCGCGCTACGAGACGCAATCCCCGGGATCACCTGATTTATTCTCTGGCCCTCGGCACGGGGCTACGGCTGGCCGAGATTGTAGGTTTGAACGTGAGCGATGTCTACACGGGGGATGGCAAGCCGAAGAATCGGGTCCGGCTGCGGCCCGAGATCGCCAAGAACGGCCGAGCTGGCGACGTGTTCCTACCGGATGCCCTGCTGGTCAAGTTCCGGAGGTTCTGGCGGCACAAGGCCACGAGGCGCGAGGGGCTACGGCCGGAGGATCCGCTCTTCTGCTCTCAGAGTCGCACCCGCATCTCGCCCCGCCGTGTCCAGTTCGCCTTCCGGACCTGGCAGGTGAAGGCCGGGTTCGACAGGCTGTATCCATTTCATTGCTTGAGACACACCGCGGTGACGGAAGTCTATCGGCGATCGCGGGACCTGTTCCTGGCGCAGAGGTTCGCCAGGCACGTGTCGCCCCTCACCACAACGATCTACACCCACCCCAGCGACGAGGAACTGTTCAGCAAGCTCCGCGGTCTGTCCTGCTGA